The genomic interval AGCCCCGCCCGCCCCCGGGGTACGCGTTCCCGCCCGGCTGCGAGCGAAGCGCGCGCGCTGGCAAAGGTGGCGTCGTTGGCCAGGGCCTGCTGGTACACCTGGAGCAGGTCGATCGCGTGCGCATCGAGCGACACGAAAGCGCTGGCCAGCAGCATGGCGATGAGGGGTTTCTGCATTATGGTCTCCGTCGGAGTCTTCTAAGTGAGAGAAAAAACGCAGGTCAGTACTTCGGCATCGCCGGATCGACCTGCATGGCCCAGGCGTGTATTCCGCCTGTCAAATTCGTTACGTTCTCGAATCCGTTACGCTCGAGGAAAGCGGCCACCTGCATGCTGCGCGCACCGTGGTGGCAGATGCAGACGATCTCGCGGTCGTCCGCGAGTTCGCCGGCACGGATCGGAATCAGGTGCATCGGGATCTGGGTCGAGCCTTCGATGTGGCAGGTCTCGAATTCCCAGTTCTCGCGCACGTCCAGCAGCAGCGGGCGCTCGCCCGCCGGATCGGCCAGGCGGGCGGCCAGCTCTGGCGCGGTGATGTGCTGCATGGCCTTGTCCTTCAGAAGGTGAAGCGCGAGACCGCCGGAGCGCCCGTCAGCGGCTTGACGTTGGTCTCGAACAGCTTGACCGTGTCGTAGCCGGTGTCGGAGACGCGGGTGACGATTTCGCAGCTCAGCGCCGGCGCCTGGCCAACGAAAGCGGCGATGCGGCCGCCCACTTTGACCTGCTGCAGCAAGGCTTGCGGGATGCTTTCGACGCCGCCCGAGAGCACGATCACGTCAAACGGGCCGCCCTGCTGCCAGCCGGTTGCCGCATTGCCTTCGGCGACCGTTACGTTCGCGATGCCGGCGCGGGCAATGTTCTGTTCGGCGAGCTTCCTGATTTCCGGCGAAATTTCCACCGTCGTCACGTGCTGCGCCTTGTGCGCCATCAGCGCGGCCATGTAGCCGGAACCGGCACCGATTTCCAGCACTTTCTCGTTCTTTTGCAGGCGCAGTTCCTGCAGCAGGCGCGCTTCGATCTTCGGGTTGAACATGGCTTCGCCGCCCGGCAGCGGAATCTCGACGTCGGCAAAGGCCAGGTTCTGGTAAGCCTGCGGCACGAAGGCTTCGCGCTTGACCACGTGCAGCAGGTCGAGCACGTCCTGGTCCAGCACGTTCCACGGGCGGATCTGCTGTTCGATCATGTTGAAACGGGCTTGTTCGATATTCATCTTAATACTCGGTGGAAAAAGAAATAATCCCGTATTTTATCGTTGATCGGCTACTGGACGCACATCTTATCGGGATGGCATCCCAGCCGCGCGAAATTGCGACAGTCTGCAGTTTCAGGGGGGTGAACGCCTCGATTCCGGCGCGAGTGCAGCGCAAGCGGGTTGGCGGGAGGGCGGCAGGACGGCGTGGCGGGCGCGCGCCGGCCTCATGCCGCAGCCGGCGCGGACCGGGGGCGGCAACAGGCCGTGCAGCGCCATGTCGAAGAAGGTGTCGAGGAAGGCCAGCGGTTCGAGGGCGCCCTGCTCGCAGGGACCGACCGAATGCTTCCAGGTGACGAGCATGAGCATGGGCGCGATCAGCACCTGCGTCATTTGCGTGACGTTGATCGGCCGGAATTCGCCACGGGCGATGCCGCGCTCGAGCATGCTGGAAATCATGCGGGTGCCGCGGTTGATGACTTCATCCTGGTAGAACTGGGCCAGCTCGGGGAAATTTCCGGCCTCGGCCGTGACCAGCTTGACGATGCCCGAGACTTTATTGGCGCCGATGCGGTTCCACCAGTCGATCATCACCTTGCGCATCAGGTCGGCACTGTGGCCGTCGAATTCGGCCACCGAGGATTCCGCTTCGCCGATCACGGGCACGATGCTGGTGCGCACCACTGCCTTGAACAATTCTTCCTTGTTCTCGAAGTACAGGTAGAGGGTGCCTTTCGAGACGCCGGCGCGGCGCGCCACATCTTCCAGCCGGGTCGAGGCAAAACCCCGTTCGACGAACAGGTCGATGGCCGCCGCCAGCAGCTCTTGCGGACGCGCATCCTTGCGGCGCTCCCAGCGCGGCTTGGTGTCAAGTGGGCATTCCATGATTCTGTCCGACAACTTACCAATGAGTCATCGAATATAGACCCGGGCTCAGGGGTAGTCAAGCACGGCGCATAGGTATGTTTTACCGCCCCTTGCCGTTGCCGCAACCGTAGATGCGCCCTTCCGCCTTCGGCTTGTAGAGCGATCCTTCGCGGTCGCGCGCGGGGGCGTCGGTCTGCTGGCGCGGCACCTGCAGCACCGACAGCACATCGACCACGCCCGGCATCAGCTTTTCCATCGCCACGTCCAGGCTGGCCATTACACCCACTTTCAGGCTGCGGGTCGGCGTCGTGGCCGCCTGCAGGATCGCGCCGGCGACCTGGTGCGGATCGATCTGCGGCGCCGGCAGCTTCGGCTCGTGCGCCAGGTAGTTGCGCGCATGCTGGGGCAGCGGCGTGTCGACCGCGGTCGGCTCGATCAGGGTGATCGATACCGGCGCCCCGTCCATGTGCGCGATCTCGATGCGCAGTGCGTCGGTGAACCCTTTGACGGCATGCTTGCTGGCCGAGTACATGCCCTGCAGCGGAATGGCCAGTTCCGACGCTTCGCTGCCGACGTTGATCAAGGCCCCGCCCGTCATGCGCAGGTGCGGCAGCGCCGCCAGCGAGCCATTGACCATGCCCCAGAAATTGATGTCGAACAGGCGCCGGCTGTCCGCTTCCAGCACCTCGTCCAGTCGCCCATAGATCGTGCAGCCGGCGCAGTTGACCCAGGTATCGATGCGGCCGAAGCGGGCGACCGCCTGCTGCGCCACGTGATCGACCTGGCTGCGTTCGGACACGTCGGCCACGACGTGGATCGCCTCGACGCCACTGCTTGCCAGGCTCTCCACGACCGCCGCCAGCACGTCGCCGCTGCGCGCCACCAGCACCAGCTTCGCGCCGCGCCGGGCGGCATCGTGGGCGGTGGCAAGGCCGATGCCGCTGGAGGCGCCGGTGATCACCATCACTTGCTGGTCGAGGGGTTTGAGGGAACTTGCCATGCCGGGCTCCTGATGCGATATGGGTGGACTTCACGATAGCAGGATCGCCAACGGCCGAGCGCCCGGCACGTTGCATGGACCGCGGCCTCCGGACGGCGCTATACTGCACGGCTCACGCTTTCGCGCGGTCTCCTGCCCGCAACCATCCATGAACTGCCGCGACCATTGCGGTGCCTGCTGCACCGCGCCTTCCATCACCAGCCCGATTCCCGGCATGCCGGACGGTAAGCCGGCCGGCATACGCTGCGTGCAGCTGGGCGACGACAACCGCTGCCGCATCTTCGGCCAGCCCGAGCGGCCGGCCGTGTGCGGCGGCCTGCAGCCTTCGCTGGAGATGTGCGGCGACAGTCGCGAGCAGGCGATGCAGTGGCTCGATGCGCTGGAACGCGCTACCGCACCTTAGAGAAAAACGCTCAGGGATTGGGCAGCAGCGCGGCCAGGGTGTCGTCGAAATCCGGACCGAGATCGAGCAGGCTGACGACGCGCGCGCTCCCGGTCAGGCCGAGCAGCCTTTCCAACTTGTCGCGGTAGGACACGAGCAGGGCCTCGCGGATTTCGTTGCCGGCGAAGTGCAGCCCGTTCTCGCCGCTTTCGAGTGTATAGATGCCGGTCCTGGTGCCCAGGATGCAGGTTGGCATGCCCGAAGCGTCGAGCGGGAACTTCAGCAGGCGCACCGATTGCTCGGGGAAGCGCCTGGCGAACATCGTGTCGAACAGCCAGGGGCGGATGCCCTCGCGGATGATCGTGCGGCGTGCGCGCATCTCCGGCGTCGGCGGCGACGCCGGATCGTCGGGGATGCCGGACAGCGTGTCCAGCGATTGCGCGAGGCCCGCCACGGGCACCAGGAAGTGCACCGGATAGCCGCAGCGCAGATACAGCAGCATCTGCAGCAATGCGTAATGCCGGCCCAGCTCGTGCACGGATCCGGGCGTGACATAGGTGCTGTCGTGGTAGGTCAAGGCCTCCCTCAGCAGGACCAGCGGCGTATAGCTGAGCACCAGGATGGCCGCCGACTTGCCGTCTTCCTCGGGGAACAGCGTAGCCTGGGCGCTCCCGGGACCCTGCTGCGCCATCCAGTGGCGCGCCAGCCGGTAGACGTCGCCGATGTATTTGGCAATGCAGCCGCCCGATGGAAACCCGCCGCGGTAGTCGGCCAGGCGCCGCACCTTTTCCCAGGGGTGGATGAAGGGCAGGCCCAGGAAATACAGGCCGAGCCAGGCGGCGGTAAGGTGTTCCATCAGCAGCTCGTCGCGCCGGGTGCGCCGGTCGACGGGGCTCAGCGCCCGCTGTTCGTGCTCGCCCAGCACGCGGTCGCAACCCTGCAGGAAACGCTCCATCTGCGCGTTGGCCGAGCCGCTGCGGCGCCCGCTGTCGGCCATGCGCGGCACGTCCAGCAGTTCGACGGCATAGGCCAGGATACGCTTGATCATGGCCGGGTAGCCGCTACCGATGGCGCCCCTTATCGCCAGCGGCAGTTCCCACAGCTTCGCCCCCGGCTTGACGAGTTCGGCGGAAACGACGCGGTTGATGTCGCGGATATCGGCCCAGAAGCGCGACGCCAGCGGCGCCGCTTCGCCCACGGTCGCCATCAGAGCACCTCGCCGAGCAGGTATTTCAGCTTCAGGCATTTCGGATCGGTCCAGGCGGCGACAAAGCCGCGTCCCTGCGCAGGCGGCGCGTCAGCAATTCCTCGAACACGGCCGTGCACAGGCGCTCCGCGGTCGTTTCGCTGAGCAGCACCGAGCGGTTCATGCGCTGGTCGACATCGTCGGCGGGGGCGAGCAGGAAATCCGGCTTCGGTTCGTTCAGGTAATCGCGCATGCCGAGCTCGACGAGGATGTTCGTCAGCGGCAGGACTTCCACCATTCGGCATCGATGTCGAAGATGCGGATCACGGCATCGACCCGGTTGCGCGCCTTGCCGTACAGGTCATAGACCTCCTTGCGCCATTCGTTCAGGCCATCGGCATCGAGCACGATGCCCATCGTCTGCTTCAGGTCGTCGGTCCGGGCCTTGAGCTCGTGCTCGGTTTCGGTCA from Massilia sp. Se16.2.3 carries:
- a CDS encoding rhodanese-like domain-containing protein, coding for MQHITAPELAARLADPAGERPLLLDVRENWEFETCHIEGSTQIPMHLIPIRAGELADDREIVCICHHGARSMQVAAFLERNGFENVTNLTGGIHAWAMQVDPAMPKY
- a CDS encoding protein-L-isoaspartate O-methyltransferase; its protein translation is MNIEQARFNMIEQQIRPWNVLDQDVLDLLHVVKREAFVPQAYQNLAFADVEIPLPGGEAMFNPKIEARLLQELRLQKNEKVLEIGAGSGYMAALMAHKAQHVTTVEISPEIRKLAEQNIARAGIANVTVAEGNAATGWQQGGPFDVIVLSGGVESIPQALLQQVKVGGRIAAFVGQAPALSCEIVTRVSDTGYDTVKLFETNVKPLTGAPAVSRFTF
- a CDS encoding TetR/AcrR family transcriptional regulator; amino-acid sequence: MECPLDTKPRWERRKDARPQELLAAAIDLFVERGFASTRLEDVARRAGVSKGTLYLYFENKEELFKAVVRTSIVPVIGEAESSVAEFDGHSADLMRKVMIDWWNRIGANKVSGIVKLVTAEAGNFPELAQFYQDEVINRGTRMISSMLERGIARGEFRPINVTQMTQVLIAPMLMLVTWKHSVGPCEQGALEPLAFLDTFFDMALHGLLPPPVRAGCGMRPARARHAVLPPSRQPACAALAPESRRSPP
- a CDS encoding SDR family oxidoreductase — encoded protein: MASSLKPLDQQVMVITGASSGIGLATAHDAARRGAKLVLVARSGDVLAAVVESLASSGVEAIHVVADVSERSQVDHVAQQAVARFGRIDTWVNCAGCTIYGRLDEVLEADSRRLFDINFWGMVNGSLAALPHLRMTGGALINVGSEASELAIPLQGMYSASKHAVKGFTDALRIEIAHMDGAPVSITLIEPTAVDTPLPQHARNYLAHEPKLPAPQIDPHQVAGAILQAATTPTRSLKVGVMASLDVAMEKLMPGVVDVLSVLQVPRQQTDAPARDREGSLYKPKAEGRIYGCGNGKGR
- a CDS encoding YkgJ family cysteine cluster protein encodes the protein MNCRDHCGACCTAPSITSPIPGMPDGKPAGIRCVQLGDDNRCRIFGQPERPAVCGGLQPSLEMCGDSREQAMQWLDALERATAP